The proteins below come from a single Nitrosospira sp. Is2 genomic window:
- a CDS encoding RidA family protein, with translation MSRQLISSGSTFEHEIGYSRAVVEGDWIFVSGTTGFDYSRMTISEDLLEQAEQCFKNIEAALNEAGATLRDVVRVIYVLPVAEDFPKCWPILRKYLGETRPAAMMISAGLSDPRMRIEIQVTAHRKLSA, from the coding sequence ATGTCACGTCAGCTGATTAGTTCAGGCTCTACTTTCGAGCATGAGATCGGGTATTCAAGGGCCGTTGTCGAGGGCGATTGGATTTTCGTATCCGGCACGACCGGATTTGACTATAGCAGAATGACGATATCCGAAGACCTGTTGGAGCAGGCGGAGCAATGCTTCAAGAATATCGAGGCTGCCCTAAATGAAGCGGGGGCAACTTTACGCGATGTTGTTCGGGTGATCTACGTCTTACCGGTCGCCGAGGATTTTCCTAAGTGCTGGCCGATTTTACGTAAATATCTGGGGGAAACCAGGCCTGCAGCAATGATGATCTCGGCTGGTCTTTCCGATCCACGCATGCGTATCGAAATCCAGGTTACGGCTCATCGTAAGCTCAGCGCCTGA
- the epsA gene encoding XrtB/PEP-CTERM-associated transcriptional regulator EpsA, whose protein sequence is MGLPFSLSAEQVERYGRIIREWMAVRRHYDLFLWLQGEIQHYLPHEIMLAAWGDFHSNLIRHDIVSALIGVRTQHSDVSSLSPLLQGLFNRWIELGRRPYELSVGETGFLLEDRALQCPLGVASQGMQSILIHGISDKRGQHDCLYIIFGSGKKFATSSFSAFNILLPFLDSALGKIDPLPLHAQLGQSFSSPGNNQLTRRETEIINWIKEGKTTSEIAAILGISTFTVTDHLRSIFKKLASYTPLSGDVRH, encoded by the coding sequence ATGGGTTTGCCCTTCTCTCTCTCTGCCGAACAGGTAGAACGATACGGCAGAATCATCCGCGAATGGATGGCAGTCCGGCGGCATTACGATCTTTTCCTATGGCTACAGGGAGAAATACAGCACTATCTGCCACATGAAATCATGCTCGCGGCATGGGGTGATTTTCATTCGAACCTTATCCGTCATGATATCGTCTCTGCCTTGATAGGCGTGAGGACACAACATTCGGATGTATCCAGTCTGTCCCCGTTGCTTCAGGGACTCTTCAACCGCTGGATCGAGTTGGGTAGAAGACCGTATGAGCTAAGCGTCGGCGAAACCGGCTTTCTACTTGAAGATCGGGCCCTTCAATGTCCCCTCGGAGTGGCATCGCAAGGCATGCAATCCATATTGATCCATGGCATTAGCGATAAACGCGGACAGCACGATTGTCTTTACATAATTTTCGGCTCAGGGAAAAAATTCGCCACTTCCTCATTTAGCGCCTTCAATATTCTCCTTCCGTTTCTCGATAGCGCATTGGGCAAAATAGATCCGCTACCCTTGCACGCCCAGCTCGGCCAATCGTTTTCGAGCCCCGGGAATAACCAGCTGACCCGCCGCGAAACCGAAATAATTAATTGGATCAAGGAGGGCAAGACCACTTCCGAAATAGCCGCTATCCTGGGAATCAGTACATTTACTGTAACAGACCATCTTCGTAGCATCTTCAAAAAATTGGCCTCTTATACTCCCCTCTCGGGAGATGTCAGACACTAA
- a CDS encoding sucrose synthase, with product MIQKFDTWVADHRSDLYALLRRWFEMERPLLLRSDLRAAFDDLSADHPHSLVETPLEEIVELLQEAICRPPLVYMALREDAGRWYFMSIHQQQLVPELVSVSDYLAFKELLVHPENAHEPVLELDFAPFNRGFPRLTEVRSIGQGVIFLNRQLAGTLFTQSGIGTGKLLHFLTVHSMDGRQLMLSGNFPDVAALRTGLRRALALLCKYPAETPWQQIAEPLSGLGFAPGWGGTAARATDTMSLLVDILEAPSPLILEDFLARIPMVSKLLILSPHGYFGQDHVLGLPDTGGQVVYILDQVRALEREMSERLLLQGIEVRPKILIATRLIPDAGDTLCNQPLEKIHGTQNAWIVRVPFRKTNGEIIRQWISRFEIWPYLENFAHDVEREALAQLSGRPDLVIGNYSDGNLVASLISKRMGVTQCNIAHALEQSKYLHSALHWQENETQYHFNCQYTADLIAMNSADFIITSTYQEIAGTPHTVGQYETYRNFTMPGLYRVVNGIDLFDPKFNIVSPGADAEVYFSYLDDERRLKTLLPEIERLLYGHDPGVPWRGQFEDPSKPLMFTMARLDTVKNLTGLAAWFGQSPALSAAANLLVIGGHIDPALSADAEERAEIEHMHSIMNEYGLDGRMRWLGTRLEKNLAGELYRRVADRRGIFVQPARFEAFGLTIIEAMASGLPVFATCYGGPREIIQHGVSGYHFDPNHGAAAAAAMADFFERSAADPAFWDKISTMALRRVESHYTWRLYAERMMTLTRIYGFWKFVSNLEHEETVRYLNMFYHLQFRPMAQKLRDAAA from the coding sequence ATGATTCAGAAATTTGATACATGGGTGGCAGACCATCGCAGCGATTTGTACGCTCTCCTGCGGAGATGGTTTGAGATGGAACGACCACTGTTGCTGCGATCGGATCTGCGCGCGGCTTTCGATGATTTGAGCGCGGATCATCCTCATTCTCTTGTTGAGACCCCGTTGGAGGAAATTGTAGAGCTCCTGCAAGAAGCGATATGTCGGCCGCCACTGGTTTACATGGCGTTACGAGAAGATGCCGGTCGCTGGTATTTTATGAGCATTCACCAGCAACAGCTTGTACCCGAGCTTGTCAGCGTTTCCGACTATCTTGCTTTCAAGGAATTGCTGGTGCATCCGGAAAACGCTCATGAGCCCGTGTTGGAGCTGGATTTCGCTCCGTTCAATCGTGGCTTTCCGAGACTTACGGAAGTGCGATCAATCGGCCAGGGCGTGATCTTCCTGAACAGGCAGTTGGCAGGCACGCTTTTCACTCAATCCGGAATAGGCACAGGGAAGCTGTTGCATTTTTTGACAGTGCATAGCATGGATGGGCGGCAACTAATGCTCAGCGGTAATTTTCCCGATGTTGCGGCGCTGCGTACCGGTTTGCGTCGTGCGCTCGCATTGCTTTGCAAATACCCTGCCGAGACGCCGTGGCAGCAAATTGCGGAGCCACTTAGTGGATTGGGCTTCGCTCCCGGCTGGGGCGGCACTGCCGCCCGGGCAACCGATACCATGAGCCTTCTGGTCGATATCCTCGAGGCGCCCTCTCCGTTGATACTGGAAGACTTCCTGGCCCGTATTCCGATGGTCTCAAAATTGTTGATCCTTTCCCCCCATGGCTATTTCGGCCAGGACCATGTGTTGGGACTACCGGATACTGGCGGCCAGGTAGTGTATATCCTGGATCAGGTAAGGGCTCTGGAACGGGAGATGAGCGAACGTTTGCTACTGCAGGGCATAGAGGTACGGCCCAAAATCCTGATAGCAACGCGCCTTATTCCCGATGCAGGCGACACGCTGTGCAACCAGCCGCTTGAGAAAATTCACGGAACACAGAACGCCTGGATTGTGCGCGTTCCGTTTCGCAAAACCAACGGCGAAATTATCAGGCAGTGGATATCGCGCTTCGAGATATGGCCATACCTGGAAAATTTTGCCCATGACGTTGAAAGAGAAGCGCTGGCACAATTAAGCGGGCGTCCCGATCTTGTGATTGGCAATTATTCGGACGGAAACCTCGTGGCTTCGTTGATTTCCAAGCGGATGGGAGTGACCCAGTGCAATATTGCGCACGCCTTGGAACAGAGCAAATATTTGCATTCGGCCTTGCACTGGCAGGAGAACGAAACCCAGTATCATTTCAATTGCCAGTACACTGCTGATCTGATCGCGATGAACAGCGCGGATTTTATTATTACCAGCACTTATCAGGAAATTGCTGGCACTCCGCACACGGTAGGTCAATATGAGACTTATCGTAATTTCACTATGCCTGGGTTATATCGCGTCGTGAATGGAATCGATCTCTTCGACCCCAAGTTCAACATTGTTTCACCGGGAGCGGATGCGGAGGTGTATTTCTCCTATCTGGACGATGAACGCCGCCTCAAGACTCTGTTACCTGAAATTGAGCGTCTACTGTATGGGCATGACCCTGGGGTACCTTGGCGGGGGCAATTTGAGGATCCTTCGAAGCCCTTGATGTTTACAATGGCCCGTCTCGACACGGTCAAAAACCTGACGGGATTGGCGGCCTGGTTTGGGCAGTCCCCGGCGTTATCGGCTGCCGCAAATTTACTCGTGATCGGCGGTCATATCGACCCGGCGCTATCCGCGGATGCCGAGGAGCGAGCCGAGATAGAACACATGCATTCGATAATGAACGAATACGGGCTGGATGGACGTATGCGCTGGTTGGGCACGCGCCTCGAGAAGAATCTTGCGGGCGAATTGTACCGGCGCGTTGCAGACCGGCGCGGAATTTTTGTTCAGCCAGCTCGATTTGAGGCATTTGGACTGACCATTATCGAGGCAATGGCGTCAGGCCTTCCGGTTTTCGCCACTTGTTATGGTGGTCCTCGCGAGATCATCCAGCACGGCGTGTCGGGTTATCACTTTGACCCTAATCATGGCGCGGCGGCCGCTGCCGCAATGGCGGATTTTTTTGAACGTTCAGCAGCTGATCCGGCGTTTTGGGACAAAATCTCCACTATGGCTCTGAGGCGAGTCGAATCGCACTACACGTGGCGTCTATATGCGGAACGGATGATGACTTTAACGCGTATTTACGGTTTCTGGAAATTCGTGAGTAACCTCGAACATGAAGAAACCGTGCGTTATCTGAACATGTTCTATCATTTGCAGTTCCGGCCCATGGCTCAGAAGTTGCGTGACGCTGCTGCCTGA
- a CDS encoding HAD-IIB family hydrolase, with translation MNELYILMLSLHGLIRGSDLELGRDADTGGQILYVVELARSLARQRQVTKVDLLTRRIEDPTVSSDYARPVETLGRHARIIRLPCGPRRYLRKESMWPHLDQLVDRALLFLREQKRLPDVIHSHYADAGYVGMQLSQLLGIPQIHTGHSLGRSKHQRLLAQGRKPQALERQFNFRRRIATEEAVLQHASLIITSTPQESAEQYGLYTNYHPERAIVIPPGTDISRFAPPSRRIPPEPEVAPIIDRFLTHPRQPLILAICRPEIRKNLGALIAAFGNSSKLREQANLAIIAGNRTDIRALDDAQSEVMTDLLLDIDRYDLWGKVALPKQHKPADIPGFYRLAARRRGVFVNPALTEPFGLTLIEAAASGLPVVVTEDGGPRDILAHCKNGLLVNPTDISAIAAAIEYVLDEPSRWQRWARNGILGVKNHYTWDAHVRKYLHALSRLLHHERKRIRRNIAIHQRPQRHPLPLVSQMLISDIDNTLLGDRAALRRFLSTLRATPPNLGFGVATGRTLNSAVKILKEWNVPLPDVFITAVGSEINYGPELRPDVGWQNFIKHLWRRGAVEDALRAVPGLTLQPAENQREFKLSYNVDPVLLPPITEIRSLLREQNLSAQLIYSRAAYLDVLPVRASKGRAIRYLAYKWGLPLRAFLVAGDSGNDHEMLIGDTLGVVVSNHSPELASLRGNEQIYFAQTSYADGIAEGMAHYRFGISILETVNDSEI, from the coding sequence ATGAACGAATTATATATCTTAATGCTGAGCCTGCACGGCCTGATCCGGGGGAGCGACCTGGAGCTGGGGCGTGATGCGGATACCGGGGGCCAGATATTATATGTAGTGGAATTGGCGCGATCGCTGGCCCGTCAACGCCAGGTTACCAAAGTCGATCTCTTGACCAGGCGGATAGAAGATCCGACGGTGTCGTCCGACTACGCGCGACCCGTAGAGACGCTAGGTAGGCATGCCCGCATTATTCGCCTTCCGTGCGGACCTCGCCGCTATCTGCGTAAGGAGAGCATGTGGCCCCACCTCGACCAGCTTGTTGACCGCGCCTTGCTTTTTCTGCGCGAGCAGAAGCGGTTACCCGATGTCATTCATAGCCATTACGCCGACGCGGGGTATGTCGGGATGCAGCTTTCCCAGCTTCTGGGCATCCCGCAGATTCACACCGGCCATTCCCTTGGGCGCAGCAAACATCAACGTCTGCTGGCGCAGGGCCGTAAACCACAGGCACTAGAACGTCAATTTAATTTTCGCCGCAGAATCGCCACTGAAGAAGCCGTGTTGCAGCACGCGAGCCTCATAATAACCAGTACCCCTCAGGAAAGCGCGGAGCAGTACGGCCTGTATACGAATTATCACCCCGAACGCGCAATCGTCATTCCACCGGGAACAGACATTTCCCGTTTCGCTCCCCCCAGCCGCCGGATTCCACCTGAACCCGAGGTTGCCCCCATCATCGATCGTTTCCTGACGCATCCGCGCCAGCCTCTTATACTGGCGATCTGCCGGCCGGAAATACGAAAAAATCTCGGGGCATTAATCGCCGCCTTCGGTAATTCGTCCAAATTAAGGGAACAGGCTAACCTTGCCATTATTGCCGGCAATCGCACTGATATCAGGGCGCTCGACGATGCTCAGTCTGAAGTAATGACCGATCTCCTGCTTGATATTGATCGTTACGATCTTTGGGGCAAGGTGGCCCTGCCCAAGCAGCACAAGCCCGCTGACATTCCCGGTTTTTATCGTCTCGCAGCGCGACGCCGGGGTGTGTTTGTCAACCCAGCGCTTACCGAGCCGTTTGGTCTTACCTTGATTGAAGCTGCTGCGAGCGGGTTGCCGGTGGTTGTTACCGAAGACGGTGGTCCGCGCGATATTCTTGCTCACTGCAAGAACGGATTGCTGGTCAACCCCACCGATATAAGCGCTATCGCGGCTGCGATCGAATACGTACTGGACGAGCCATCCCGTTGGCAGCGCTGGGCCCGCAACGGTATCTTGGGCGTTAAAAACCACTACACCTGGGATGCGCACGTCCGCAAGTATCTGCACGCTTTGTCACGTTTGCTCCACCACGAGCGCAAGCGCATCCGCCGCAATATCGCGATCCACCAGCGACCGCAACGCCATCCGCTACCGTTGGTCTCACAGATGCTTATCAGTGATATAGACAACACCCTTTTAGGAGATCGTGCCGCCTTACGGCGCTTTCTTTCGACCTTGCGAGCAACGCCCCCGAATTTGGGCTTCGGGGTGGCGACTGGCCGTACTTTGAATAGCGCGGTGAAAATATTGAAGGAATGGAACGTACCCCTGCCCGATGTATTTATTACAGCGGTGGGCAGCGAGATCAACTATGGCCCTGAACTCAGACCGGATGTGGGATGGCAGAATTTTATCAAGCACCTGTGGCGCCGGGGCGCGGTCGAGGATGCACTCCGGGCAGTGCCCGGACTGACTTTGCAACCAGCGGAAAACCAGCGCGAATTCAAGCTCAGCTATAATGTTGACCCGGTTCTACTGCCGCCAATAACCGAAATCAGGAGCCTTCTGCGTGAGCAGAACCTGTCTGCTCAATTGATTTATTCACGGGCGGCATATCTCGATGTTCTGCCGGTGCGCGCTTCCAAGGGACGAGCGATACGTTATCTGGCCTACAAGTGGGGGTTGCCCCTGCGAGCCTTTCTTGTTGCCGGTGACTCTGGCAATGACCATGAGATGCTAATAGGGGATACGCTTGGCGTAGTGGTTTCCAACCACAGCCCCGAGCTCGCGAGTCTCCGCGGCAATGAGCAGATTTATTTTGCTCAGACCAGCTACGCGGATGGCATTGCTGAAGGCATGGCTCATTACAGATTTGGGATTTCCATACTGGAGACTGTGAATGATTCAGAAATTTGA
- a CDS encoding carbohydrate kinase: MPDLRHVVLLFGEILIDRFPDREVLGGAPLNVARHLHAFGCTPVLITRVGQDAAGARLLQTLRGSGLATHGVQLDSVYHTGVVEVKFTAAGHRFDILPDQAYDHIHPRLSRIAALAASPEWIYFGTLAQRASSHRALRHTLRAVRGQRFFDINLRDPWICPDRIRWSLQHADVVKANDAELARIAQLSGLEETSAEAQAHTLVRQYHLRGVLVTCGAAGAWWLDDSAEPITVASESVENIRDTVGAGDAFSAVFILGQLRGWDLTATLQRAHRFAGAICQIRGAIPDHDDFYKPFTEEWSSLK, from the coding sequence ATGCCCGACCTTCGCCATGTTGTATTATTGTTTGGCGAAATCTTGATAGACCGGTTTCCTGACAGGGAAGTGTTGGGCGGCGCACCGCTGAATGTAGCCCGACACTTGCATGCTTTCGGTTGCACGCCTGTACTGATTACACGTGTTGGACAGGACGCGGCTGGTGCGCGACTGTTGCAGACCTTGAGAGGTTCAGGCCTGGCCACTCATGGGGTGCAGCTTGATTCCGTGTACCATACCGGCGTGGTGGAGGTGAAATTTACCGCCGCTGGTCACCGGTTCGATATCCTTCCCGATCAGGCCTATGACCATATCCATCCGCGATTATCCAGAATTGCCGCGCTTGCTGCGAGCCCCGAATGGATCTATTTCGGGACGCTGGCCCAGCGTGCCAGCTCGCATCGGGCGCTGCGCCACACCTTGCGCGCAGTCCGAGGTCAGCGGTTTTTTGACATTAATCTGCGTGACCCATGGATATGCCCGGATCGCATACGCTGGTCGTTGCAGCACGCGGACGTAGTAAAGGCGAATGATGCCGAGCTGGCGCGAATAGCCCAGCTATCTGGCCTGGAGGAGACTTCTGCTGAAGCGCAGGCACATACCCTGGTGCGACAGTATCACCTCAGGGGAGTTCTTGTCACATGCGGTGCAGCGGGCGCGTGGTGGCTGGACGATTCTGCGGAACCCATAACGGTTGCGTCCGAATCAGTGGAGAATATCCGTGACACGGTGGGGGCCGGCGACGCATTTTCCGCCGTCTTTATACTGGGACAGTTACGCGGCTGGGACCTTACCGCAACCTTGCAGCGAGCGCATCGTTTTGCCGGCGCAATTTGCCAGATACGCGGAGCAATTCCGGATCACGACGATTTCTACAAGCCGTTCACGGAGGAATGGTCTTCACTGAAATGA
- the ubiE gene encoding bifunctional demethylmenaquinone methyltransferase/2-methoxy-6-polyprenyl-1,4-benzoquinol methylase UbiE has protein sequence MTKTTHFGFNTVAETEKARRVAGVFDSVAERYNLMNDLMSAGMHRLWKRFAIEASGVKKGERVLDIAGGTGDLSTLFWEQVGGSGEVWLTDINNSMLTIGRDRLLDEGAAVSVAQCDAEKLPFPDDYFDCISVAFGLRNMTHKDVALGEMLRVLRPGGRLIVLEFSKVWKPLQRFYDLYSFNVLPAMGKLIAQDSESYRYLAESIRVHPSQEELKQLMQQAGFDRVEYFNLTASVVALHRGYKF, from the coding sequence ATGACTAAGACTACGCATTTCGGGTTTAATACCGTTGCTGAAACAGAGAAAGCCCGCCGGGTGGCCGGTGTTTTCGATTCAGTAGCCGAGCGCTATAACCTGATGAATGACCTGATGTCTGCCGGCATGCACCGTTTGTGGAAGCGCTTCGCGATCGAGGCAAGCGGAGTTAAAAAAGGTGAGCGGGTGCTGGACATTGCTGGCGGTACCGGGGATCTCAGCACGTTATTTTGGGAGCAGGTCGGCGGCTCCGGCGAGGTCTGGCTTACTGACATAAATAATTCCATGCTTACGATAGGCCGTGACCGGTTGCTGGACGAAGGCGCGGCTGTATCGGTCGCACAATGCGATGCCGAAAAGCTGCCGTTCCCCGACGACTATTTTGATTGCATAAGCGTTGCGTTTGGGCTCAGAAACATGACTCACAAGGACGTCGCGCTTGGGGAAATGTTGCGTGTCCTTCGCCCTGGCGGGCGCCTCATCGTGCTCGAATTCTCGAAGGTATGGAAACCATTGCAGCGTTTCTACGATCTTTACTCATTCAATGTCCTCCCCGCCATGGGCAAGCTCATCGCCCAGGATAGCGAGAGCTATCGCTATCTGGCCGAATCCATCCGGGTGCATCCCTCTCAGGAAGAATTAAAACAGTTAATGCAACAGGCCGGGTTTGACCGGGTGGAGTATTTTAACCTGACCGCGAGTGTCGTCGCACTTCACCGCGGCTACAAGTTTTGA
- a CDS encoding gamma-butyrobetaine hydroxylase-like domain-containing protein: MAGLNKGTPNPVEIKLHRKSRILEISFSDGQTFRFPCEFLRVYSPSAEVKGHGAGQETLQTGKKEVNINHIEPVGNYAIQLNFSDGHNTGLYSWDLLYDYGLRQDEMWQHYLRRMEAAGAVR; this comes from the coding sequence ATGGCAGGACTGAATAAAGGTACTCCTAATCCTGTTGAAATAAAACTGCACCGAAAATCGAGAATTTTGGAGATTTCTTTCAGCGACGGTCAAACTTTTCGATTTCCATGCGAGTTTTTACGTGTCTATTCCCCTTCCGCTGAGGTGAAAGGCCATGGTGCGGGACAGGAAACGCTGCAAACCGGCAAGAAGGAAGTGAATATCAACCATATCGAACCTGTCGGCAATTACGCGATTCAGCTTAATTTTTCCGATGGCCATAATACCGGACTGTATTCCTGGGATTTACTTTACGATTATGGTTTACGCCAAGACGAGATGTGGCAACACTATTTGAGGCGGATGGAAGCGGCGGGTGCGGTCAGGTAG
- a CDS encoding FAD-dependent oxidoreductase yields the protein MINQHGQNRNPEEVQAIANSFNSSNNASFRELILIGPGHAHVLLLRKFGDNPLGNVHVTLISDVEHAAYSGMLPGHISGIYTRDEMMIDLRRLCHFAGARFIHSEARGIDLKRKQILVDFNPPTLTADAVSINVGGTSCVAGVAGAEAWAIPSKPVPELLSGWARVEAAAHSKQSLRIVVVGGGAGGVELALAMHSRLGDNGAFTVIHAGSHLLPGYHPRTRRIAAEVLGIRKVSVITDRRVVEVMPDSVRLDTGKTIAADFVFWAAQAAPPAWLAESGLETTIEGFVRVTPTLQTISHHWIFAAGDVAAIENRRLPKSGVFAVRMAKPLERNLRAYFAGAPLGAYKTQRHSLSLIGTADGRAIASYGPLAGHSALFWRLKDWIDRRFMKQFTGLTR from the coding sequence ATGATAAACCAGCACGGACAAAACCGAAACCCTGAGGAAGTTCAAGCCATCGCAAACTCGTTCAACTCATCGAACAATGCCAGCTTTCGCGAGCTGATACTTATCGGCCCGGGCCATGCTCATGTCCTGCTGCTGCGGAAGTTCGGCGACAACCCCCTGGGGAATGTTCACGTGACGCTGATAAGCGACGTCGAGCATGCGGCTTATTCGGGGATGCTGCCGGGTCATATCAGCGGCATCTACACCCGCGATGAAATGATGATAGACCTGCGCCGCCTGTGCCATTTCGCAGGTGCCCGCTTCATTCACTCGGAAGCACGCGGAATCGATTTGAAGCGAAAACAGATCCTCGTCGACTTCAACCCTCCAACGTTGACTGCTGACGCAGTCTCCATCAATGTCGGCGGCACATCATGCGTGGCAGGCGTAGCCGGTGCGGAAGCATGGGCAATTCCATCCAAACCCGTTCCGGAATTGCTGAGCGGATGGGCACGTGTCGAAGCAGCAGCACACTCGAAACAGAGTTTGCGAATCGTTGTCGTGGGCGGGGGCGCAGGCGGAGTGGAATTGGCACTAGCCATGCATTCGCGGCTGGGAGACAACGGAGCGTTTACCGTTATTCATGCCGGTTCGCATCTGCTGCCGGGATACCATCCGCGAACGCGACGTATTGCCGCCGAGGTTCTGGGCATCCGCAAGGTGTCCGTCATCACGGACCGCCGAGTGGTGGAGGTCATGCCGGATAGCGTTCGCCTTGATACCGGAAAAACCATTGCCGCCGACTTCGTCTTTTGGGCCGCGCAAGCCGCGCCTCCCGCGTGGCTGGCTGAAAGCGGACTGGAAACCACGATTGAAGGCTTCGTTCGAGTCACCCCCACACTTCAGACAATAAGCCATCATTGGATCTTTGCAGCGGGGGATGTGGCTGCCATCGAAAATCGGAGACTGCCGAAGTCCGGTGTCTTCGCGGTGCGCATGGCTAAACCGCTGGAGCGCAACCTGCGCGCTTATTTCGCGGGCGCGCCGCTGGGGGCCTATAAAACGCAACGCCACAGTCTTAGCCTTATCGGCACCGCGGATGGACGCGCCATTGCGTCATACGGGCCCTTGGCCGGCCACTCTGCGCTTTTCTGGCGATTGAAAGACTGGATCGATCGTCGCTTCATGAAGCAGTTCACAGGGCTTACCCGATAG
- a CDS encoding DUF1269 domain-containing protein: MRRIYFLSPDIETTKRIVDDLLLARIEERHIHVVAKRGTELEDLPEANLLQKSDFVPAVERGLAVGGSAGALAGLVAVALPPASTVIAGGVLLGSALVGAGVGAWAGSLIGVSTPSSRIKQFEQAIESGHLLVLADVPKNRVAEIEAKIKQHLPEVDIEGTEPIIPAFP, encoded by the coding sequence ATGAGACGAATCTATTTTCTTTCCCCCGATATTGAGACCACTAAACGTATAGTCGACGACCTGCTGTTGGCTCGAATCGAGGAGCGGCACATTCATGTGGTCGCCAAGCGCGGCACGGAACTGGAGGATCTGCCTGAGGCGAACCTGCTTCAAAAAAGCGATTTTGTCCCGGCGGTAGAACGTGGGCTCGCAGTGGGCGGATCGGCCGGCGCGCTTGCGGGACTGGTTGCAGTCGCGCTTCCTCCTGCTTCCACGGTAATTGCCGGCGGGGTTTTGCTGGGGAGCGCGCTGGTCGGCGCGGGAGTAGGTGCATGGGCCGGGAGTCTGATAGGGGTCAGCACGCCCAGTTCCAGGATCAAGCAGTTCGAACAGGCTATCGAGTCAGGACATCTACTGGTGTTGGCTGATGTGCCAAAAAACCGCGTTGCTGAGATCGAGGCGAAGATAAAACAACATTTGCCGGAAGTGGATATTGAAGGGACCGAACCTATCATACCGGCATTTCCCTGA
- a CDS encoding S-(hydroxymethyl)glutathione dehydrogenase/class III alcohol dehydrogenase — protein MIKTRAAVAWGPGQRLAIEEVDLVPPQRGEVLVRIVATGVCHTDAFTLSGKDPEGKFPTILGHEGGGIVEAVGEGVATVAPGDHVIPLYTPECGKCKFCKSGKTNLCQAIRATQGQGLMPDGTTRFFKDGQPIYHYMGTSTFSEYTVIPEIALAKINKEAPLEKVCLLGCGVTTGMGAVANTAKVKAGDTIAVFGLGGIGLAVIIGAVIAKAGRIVAIDLNPGKFEIARKLGATDVVNPADHDRPIQDVIIEMTGGGVDFSFECIGNVKVMRSALECCHKGWGESVIIGVAGAGEEICTRPFQLVTGRVWRGSAFGGVKGRTQLPGYVQRYLDGEFELDTFITHTFELGDINKAFDLMHEGKSIRSVIHFDKQAR, from the coding sequence ATGATAAAAACGCGTGCCGCGGTCGCCTGGGGCCCCGGGCAGCGTTTGGCTATCGAAGAAGTTGACCTGGTGCCGCCGCAGCGAGGCGAAGTGCTGGTACGCATCGTCGCCACCGGCGTCTGTCATACCGATGCGTTCACGTTATCGGGCAAAGATCCCGAGGGCAAATTTCCCACTATTCTTGGTCACGAGGGTGGCGGTATTGTCGAGGCTGTAGGGGAAGGCGTCGCTACGGTCGCCCCGGGTGATCATGTCATTCCGCTCTATACTCCGGAATGCGGCAAATGCAAATTCTGCAAATCCGGCAAAACCAATCTATGCCAGGCAATCCGCGCCACGCAGGGGCAAGGGCTGATGCCCGACGGCACCACACGCTTTTTTAAAGACGGGCAACCCATCTATCATTACATGGGCACCTCAACCTTTTCAGAATACACAGTCATACCCGAGATTGCGCTCGCCAAAATCAACAAGGAAGCGCCGCTGGAAAAAGTATGCCTGCTCGGCTGCGGTGTGACCACCGGCATGGGCGCGGTGGCCAACACGGCGAAAGTAAAAGCGGGCGACACCATAGCCGTCTTCGGCCTGGGTGGCATCGGTCTGGCGGTAATCATCGGCGCGGTAATCGCCAAGGCCGGGCGCATCGTTGCCATCGACCTCAATCCCGGGAAATTCGAGATCGCGCGTAAACTTGGCGCGACCGATGTGGTCAACCCGGCAGATCACGACCGACCCATACAGGATGTCATCATTGAGATGACAGGAGGCGGAGTGGATTTCTCCTTTGAATGCATCGGCAATGTCAAAGTGATGCGCTCCGCTCTGGAGTGCTGTCACAAGGGCTGGGGGGAATCGGTGATCATAGGCGTGGCCGGCGCGGGCGAAGAGATCTGCACACGCCCCTTCCAGCTTGTGACGGGACGTGTCTGGCGAGGCTCGGCGTTTGGCGGGGTAAAGGGTCGAACCCAACTGCCAGGCTATGTGCAACGCTATCTTGATGGGGAGTTCGAACTCGATACCTTCATCACTCACACCTTCGAGCTGGGCGACATCAATAAAGCATTTGATCTCATGCACGAGGGGAAGTCTATCCGCTCGGTTATCCATTTCGACAAACAAGCCCGATAA